ATACGGCAGAAATTGTCAACAGCAGGGTCCCGTGGATGCAATTCTGGTTCTCGCCCAAGGGGCAGACCGGATTCGATCGGTCGACGAAACAGCTCAACGTCGTCGGTGTCCTCTTCCCCGGACTTGGAAGCATCTATTCGGGGGGTTACTGGCTCGTTCCATTGTTGAATTCGCTCGCTAACACACTCGGTAGTGTGCGCGAAGCGAAATTGGACTTCGAGGCCGAGGTGCCAGCGTGGCGACGGCTGTTCACGAACTTCTTTCTCCCCGAAGACAAATACCCGGCGATCAACATCACCTCGATCGTGGGCCCCGATGGCCGCGAGATGTCAGGCAACGTCCAAGACGTGCTGCGGATGCTAGGAGCGGTGCCGTGATACTCAAGGGTTTGGCTTCTTATGCCGCCTTCGCCGCGATGATCGCGTTCGTCTTGGGCTACTTTGCAACGTCCGGGGTTCGGGTGGCGCCCCCAGCCGATCGCCTCAATCTGTCGATAGACGTGACGGACATCAACAGCCTCGCCTTGGGTTCGAACGTGTTGTTGCGAGGGGTTGCGGTCGGCAAGGTCACCGATATCAGGACCGACGCGAATTCGGCGACCGTTGGCTTCTACGTCGACCCGGGCTTTCGGATCCCGCTCGACAGCGAGATCAGGCTGGAAAACTTGTCTGCGCTTGGTGAGTCGTACATCGCCTTGCTTCCGCGCAGTGAGGGTGGACCGCTGATGAGGGATGGCGAGCACCTGTCGACCGAGGCTGTTGTGCAGCCCCCATCGATCTCTCAGTTGGCGGCTAGCGTCGTGCGAGTCCTCAAACAGCTCAACCCCGAGGAACTGGATGGCATCATCGCGGCGGGCGACGAAGCGCTGCCAGACCCGGTGAAAGTGCTGCCGAATCTGTCGCGCGCCAGCATTCTCGCCCGAAACACCATCGACGATCTGGGTGGCAGCGGTCGCGAGTTGCTCGACAACTTCCAGGTGTTGTTGCGCAACTCAGCATTTGCCGGACCGCTCCTCACGCACCTGTCGCCCTCGCTCACGGACGCCAGCAAGGGTCTTCAAGAATTGTGGAGAGAGAACTCCATCCTAGTCTACCGCGGTCAACCGGGGCTCTTCGTCAACACAGCCAAGATCATCGCACGACTTCAGGAGTTGCTCGACAATCGAGGATCGGACCTCAAGGTGCTCGGTGAGGCATTCCAGCCGAAGTTGAACGACATTTCGGGAGCACTGATGAACTTCGATACCGGACAAATGCTGACCAATTTGCTTGCGACCGTCCCTGCCGACGGAGCGATAACACTGCGGGTAGTTCCCTAGTCGTCGAGAAGCGACGCGAACGGACCGGTCGCACTAGAGAAAGGTGAAATCATGACGAAGAACGGCGCTGCGCCAGCAGAACTGACGTCAATCCTCTCGGCGTCAGCGCTGCACGAGACCACAGATAATGCTGAAGGGGAGCTCGGGGAACCCGCAGAGTCGAATCAAGCAAACTCGCGGGAGAGTAAGACGAGCGACGAAGAAAACGCCGCGCCCGGCGGTGCTGCTTCCAGCGTCCCGAAATCGGATTCCGACGCGCAGCAACGGCGTCGCTCCCGGTCAGTCTCAATCAGCCTGCGCAGCTTGCTGATCTCGTTGATCATCGTTCTTCTCGCCATCGCGACCGGTCTGACGACGCGGATGTATCTCGAAGCGCGATCACAGATCGACGTTGCGGCCAGCGAAGCGGCGACCATCTCGAAGGCGGAGAAGATTGCGCTCGACTATGCGGTCAAGGCAGCGACGATGGACAGCAGGGACCTGCAAAGCTGGAAGGTCAAACTCGTCGACGGAACCAGTCCCGAGCTCAAGGACAAGCTGACCAAGGCGGCGGATTCCATGGAACAGATACTCGTTCCACTGCAATGGATCTCGACGGCGCAACCGCTCGCCGCGAAACTGCGAACGAGCACCGCCGGTGTCTATATCGTCGACTGCTTCGTCAGGGTACAAACCAAAACCGTGCAGACCCCGGACGCACTGCAGTCAACTGCGACGTACAGCGTCACGATCGATGCAAACAAGGACTGGAAGATCACCGACGTCGGTGGCATCGGCGCAGTCGCGGAGCGGAAGTAGTCCAGCCGATGTTCGCCAGACTCCTCGCTAACAGATCGGCACGCACCAGCGCCACACTGGCGAGCATGGGGGCCGTAGCGTCGCTACTTTTCGCCGTTACGACCGCTCATGCCGACCCCTTGGTGATTGATCCCTCTCCGCCGGATCCGATCTCCGATAGCCACATCATGTTGCCACTGCCGGTCATCACACCCAAGCCCTCGAATTGGGCGCCGTCCTTCCCGTTTCCCTATGACCAGCTGCGGTCGCAGGTCACGGGGCAGGACATCACGGCGATGGGAGAAATGTGTCAGTGGTACTCCGCGCAGTATCCCACCCTGCGCGCCCAAATCGACCGACTGCAATTCAATCGAATTACCGCCAACGGCACGGACTTCGACTATTCGGTAGGCAACATCCAGCAGCAGGTCGACATCGTCACCACCAACATCGCTCAAGCGGTGACCTTCTTGGACCCCCGCGTTCACATGCTCACTCAAAGCCAGAACCACTTTGGCGATTCGTTCTTCCCGATCTACGAGGGCGAGGCGTTCTTCAAGCTCTGGGAACAGCTCAGCAACGTGAACAACGGCATCATGGCTCATCAGCCCGACTGGTTCACCGGACCATCGGTACAGAAGGCGAAACGGTGGGGAAGCCACATTGCCCATTCTCACGTCTGCGGATAGCCGGTTTACGCAACCATGACCGATTCCTCGTCAGCACACAGACCCCAACCGAGCCGGCTCCGGGCGCGGTCTCGGATTGCTCGACGGACGCTGGCCACCGCCGTTATCACCACGATGGCGATCGCACCAGGCGTGATCGCCCAAGCGCCAACGGCAACAGCGGATTCCGCCGATGCTCTGCGGGCCGCCGTGGCACAGATGCGTACGGTGAGCTGTCCTGCGTTGCGGTCGGATCCAGTCGTCGAGAAGGTGGCTCAGAACACCAACGACTCGTCCATCGCCTGGCTCAACCACACGGCACGCGCGGTACCCGTGCCGGAACCGCTTCCGGTCCTGAAGGACTTCGGATATAGCGGCACTAAGGCGACGATGATGCAAGGCGCGGGGCAGATCGATGGCTCAGCCATCAAGGGCTTGCTCTTGGAAGGCTGGGACAAGATTCCGGACTGTTCGTACACCGACTACGGTGCCAGCGTCGTCCGCCACGAGAAGAGCGGCTTCATACTCATGGTCGTCGTGCTGGCCGGTGCCTAGCGATGGCGAAAATAGAATGGGCATTGCCGAACACCATGGCAGCACTGACTTGCCTACGCCGAGTTGGTATATCGCTAATGTGCGCGATGGGCTCCATCGCTGCCGCGATCGCGACCCCGATTGCACATGCCGACGACAGCGTGACGTATGAGGTCGTATCGGATTCGGTGCCCATATTGAGCGGCATCGAATATCGCGATGCTTCCGGGCGGAGGCTGATCCGCAACGTCACCTTGCCCTGGCGTCTCACAGCGCCTGTGACGGATGCCTCGAGTCCAGCCGACGCCGGCGCCGAACTGCGCGCCGACTGGCGGCCGAGTTACCGAGCCTTTGCGTTCGTGACCGTTCGCATCTCATTCGGTGGTCAGGTTCTCTGCGAAAACACGCTCGATGTCGGCAACGCGACGTGCTACGGCAATGTTCCGCACCGACCGGCGTAGGGCCGCGACGAAGAGGCTCAAGCGATGTCGCCTCGCATCGGCGTCGCGCGAACGAAGGGAAGGCAAATGAACCAGCGTCACGTTCGCCGCTGTCTGATGGTGATCGCGTGCGCGACCGTGCCGGTGATGGGAGGTGCTCCCGCGGCACTTGCAGAGCCGAGCATCTACAACCCGGAACCGACCCCCTATCCGGACCACGGACTCATTATGCGGTCCTACGAAGAGCATGCAGCAGAGGAGTTCTTCACCGCCTCGGCTGCAGGTGTGTGGTTCACGTCGCCGGCCGGGCTCAACTGTGGCATCTGGGATAGAGGTAGCTTCGGTTGCGCGGGCAATCTAGGCGGACGCGACCCGGGTGACAACCGTGTTGGCTGGGTCAACGGCAACATCGTCGTCCGACACGACCCCCTTCTGGGTCTGCAGTTCCCGCCCGGACAAGCCGAACGGACGCTACCGCCACACAGTTACGTGAGCTACAGCGGGACGATGTGCGCGATCACCGGCGACATGAGCACGTACTGCGTTCGCGGGCCCTACCAATTCTTCGTCACACCCAACGGAACATGGCTAAGCCCAACGTGACAGCGCCGACGCCGTCACCTCACGCGCTCCGATGTCACGCCGCGCCCATGAATCACGAGAGCGCACCGAGCGGAGGAGACCCGCAATGACGAACCGTCACACCGTGATTGCGTGCATGACCGTGGCCGCTGTGATCTATGGGGGAGCACCCGCGGCGAGGGCGGACGATGAAAGCTTCTTCGCTGCAGGCCGCGCCCTCGGGTACCAGTGGTCACTGGACACCATGATCGAAGCAGGTCGGTCGATCTGCGATTCCCTCTGGCGAGGCCGGAACATCGACGAAGTCACTTTCCATACGAAGCGATACGGGCTCGTGACGCCGCAGCAAGCCCATGATTTCGTCAAGCTTTCCGTAGACGAATACTGCCCCAACTTCCGTCAATTCGTCAGTCCTTAGCGGTTTGCCCACCCCCCGACCGATGGCGACTCCGCCCGTGCCGTCATCGGTCGGGCACTCGCGAGCTACGACAATCCGTGTTCTCGACCGCATCTCGTCCCACCGCTGGCGGCGATCCTCGCACAAACCCATAGCCACCTGATCGACTGATCTATCGCAGAACCCTCACTGGCATACGCTCCACCAAGGCCGGGGTTTGATCTCATCCCCCTGCGTGAGATCGTCGCCGACGACCCCACGATCGGAGGACACAGACTTGGTCCAGGCTGCGAATAGTGACACGACGCGGCTTAGCATTACGACCTGATGTCGCGCGCTCGTGCGCCAGTCGGTTTGGACGGCTTCGGCGATCCGGGGTTCACCGGACGGCTGACGACGCTCGTCGGATTCATCAATGGCCGGGGCGACATCACCTCGACGCACTGTCGCCCGTCGCCGACTTCGTCTGGTGGCCTTACGAAACAGCGCCCAGCAGTACACGAGATGCTTGACCTCGCGGGCCTGATCATCGCTCAGGGACGGGCGGGACTTCAGGGCGTTTAAACCGGACAAGACCGTGGAGTACATGCTCCCGGCGGTCGAAGGCGCAGCCAATCTGTCCGTTCGAACGACTTGCAATGAAGGGATCAACGTGACGGTCATGAGCCTGTCCAACCGGTTCCCGAGGTGATCGGCGCGCAACCCGGCGTCGTCTTGATCTCGCAATCAGGCCCCCTGAAGCACACGGCACCGACCTCGTTCGCCAGCGAGCCCAATCCTTAATGGAGCGAATGAATCTGCTCACCGTATCGGTTGGCTGCCGCAGGCGATTCGTTCGTGCGCCACTCCGTGTTTGCTAAATCAGCAGGTAGAGCGCAATGCAGTAGCCTTCGAACATACCGCGCAGTAGCCAAGGCGCATTTCGAAGTTCCATGAAGTAAAGGCATATTAATCGCACCTCAAAGACTGATGCGAGCCGAACTCACTCGTCGTCAATCGACTGGAGCACGTGTTTCATCACCTTTCCGGAGGCGTTTCGTGGCAACGACTCGTGAAACTGAACCCTTCGGGGAAGCTTGTAGCGCGCCAGCGATGCCGCCGCCCACGACCGTAGAGATTCGACATCCATGGGATGACCCCCCGCGCGAATCACGAGGTGTGCCACGGGTATCTCGCCCCACTGTTGGTCCTGGCGCCCTACGACGCTGACCTCGGCCACATCCGGGTGGCCCGCAAGGACGTTCTCAACCTCCACGCAGTAGATGTTCTCTCCGCCGGAGATGATCATGTCATTCACCCGATCCACGACGAAGATGTAACCGTCATCATCGACGCGAACGAGGTCGCCCGAGTGAAACCACCCGCCGCGGAAGGCTTCTGCCGTTGCCTCGGGATTGTTCCAGTACCAGAGCATCATCCCAGGGCCTCGGTAGACGATCTCACCGACGCCACCGGGCTCAACATCGCTGAGGTCCGGATTGACAACGCGGGTGTTCACCGACGACACCGGGCGTCCGACGGAACCAATCTTGCCGATCGCGTCCTCGCCTTCGAGAATACAAGTGATGGCCGTCATTTCGGTTTGACCGAAGGTGGCGATGTTAAGACAACGGGGCATGAGTTCGGCCATCTTCGCTAGCAGCGTGTCCGAAGCCGGGGCGGCGCCCCACATCGTGACTCGAAGGTTCGAGAGATCTCGGTGTGTGGTGCTCGGGTCGTCGCATACCGCCTGCCACTGCGCCGGGACCAAGAAGACAGTGCTCACCCGTTCGGCTTCGAGTAAGTCGAGCGTCCGCGTCGACGTAAAGGCACCTGTGGACATGATGACCGTGCAGGCTCCAAGGTACAGGGACCCCACGAGCGAACCGATGGCTCCGATGTGGAATAGCGGCGATGCAATGAGGTTGACCTCGTCGGGGCCGGTGAGTTGGCAGGCTCGCACGATCGTCACCGCCTGAGCATGAAGGTTCGCGTGGCACAATACAGCGCCCTTGGGGCGGCCCGTCGTGCCCGAGGTGTACATGATGAGAGCGGGCGTGTCTTCCGGCGTATCCGGCTGGAGATGTGGTTGACCCTCCTCGTCGATCAGGGAGCTGAAGGCCTCGTAGGGTTCGTCCGCTCCGTCGGCATTCACGAGACGTGGGAGCTTCTCCAGTTCCGCGAGTGCTGCGTCGACGGCCAGCCGGGCGAGGTCGTCCACCACAACCAGGCTGACCGCGGCGTCGCGAAGGATATAGGCGATCTCGGGGCCGGCCAGACGTAGATTCACCGGTACCGCAATGGCCCCGAGTCTGGTCGTCGCCAAGAGGGTCTCGATGAACTCAGGCCGATTCCCCACGATGATGGCAACACGGTCACCAGCTGTTACGCCGCGGTGCATCAACGCATCGGTGAGTCGGTTCACGCGATGCCGCAATTGCGACCACGTGATCGTGTTGCCCTCGTAACGTACCGCCGGTCGGCCCGGCAAGACGTCCGCGTGTCGTTCGAGTTGATTGTTCCAGTGGATTCGACGTGCGATCAGGGGTTGCTCTGGGTGCGTCGACAAGACGAAATCCGTTCCCGCAGTGGCCGAAAAGCATAGGAATGCGCCCGGCGGTGACGTCGACCATGCAATCGGTTCGTCGCCGCCGTGTGTGGGTTTGCTCAGGTGGCCTTGTTCAAACCACTGGTGTGGGATGCTCCCACATAGCGCTCGACCGCACGGTTGAACGCCGTCACGCGCACCTCTTGCTTGGAAATTAGCATGTGCTTGAGTCTGTCGCTGTGGAGACCACGCTGCACACCCGGCAGGTTGTCGAAATCCTGAACCAGCACCTTGCCGTAATTCACTTCACCCTCAGCCTTGACGACGTTCGGACGTGACTTAAATGGGCCGCGCTCGGGATGTGGCCACTCGTAGGTGCATACGTCAACCCAGCAACTGTCCGGATCGGTGGCATGCGGCCGCATGCGCAGCAGCAGAGTCGACATCGGGTTGATGTTCATTACTACACCGGGGAAAAGGAAGTAGTGCCAATCGTCGATCGCCTGGTTGGGCAACATGTCGTCGAGTGGTCGGCCGCGCGCCCCCGCCTCCTTCCGGACGTAGTCCATCAGCCACTCACGCACCGTCATCCCGTCTGCATCACGCATCGTCTCCGCGAGTTCTTCACTGCTGGGACGTAGGCCGGTGTGGAGTGGCGTATCGCCCGGATCGAGCTCGCGACCCTGGATCGCTCCACCGGTATCGGTGTACGAGTCGAGTATCGCCCTGATGTCGACCTCCTCGTATCGCATGCTAGGAACCCCGAACGGCGTGATCATTCGGCTGTGGTCGCCCATCACCTCGAAGGTCGTGTTCACGTCATCGAGCGACGGGAGGAGCTGCGGGTGGAGACCCATGGTGTGGTACGCCTCGAGGAAGGCCTCGATGGCTGTCTTCCAGTTGCACGAGAGCGGCTGAGTGACATTGGTGGTCGTCAACATGTTCTCGAAGTGATACGGCGCTAACTGGTCGACGATCGGGCCAAGGAAGTCGCGCAGCAAGACCGGCGACGTCGAATCGGGATTGAGGAACACGAAGCCCGCCCACGTATCGCACGGCACCTCGCCCAGTGAGAGGTCTTCGTCGTCGAGGCCAACGAAGCAGTGTCTATCGGGAATGTCCTTGAGGCTCCCGTCGATCTCCCACGCCCAGTGGTGGAATCGGCACTTCAGATCTTCGGTGACGCCGCAGCCGTTCCGCAGCATGTTGCCGCGGTGCAAACACACGTTGTTCAGCGCCTTGACGGAGCCATCGGCTTGACGCACGACCAAGAACTCCTGATCGGCGATGGTGTAAGTCAGGAAACTGCCCGCGTCGGGGATGTCGTCGGCGCGGCATACGTACTGCCACGTCTTCTTCCACACGCGCTCGATCTCGGCAGCCAACCACGTGGGGGAGATATATCGATCGGTCGAGATCTTGCCGTCCTCGTCGGGGAAGATGAGTTCCTCCGCGAACTGGGTTCCATCGGGGTAATTCATCCCATACCTGTGCAGGGCGTTCTCATGGTAGTAGTCGATGGACCCAACATAATCAGTCATATAACTGATTTTTGGCCACTGGGCTCTTCGTGTCAACACTCTCTTGAAAGGCGCGCTTGGAGCGGAAGATTTGTGCTGCCGCGACGTTCACCGGCGACACGTCGCGTCGACGCCAGCCGTCATCGTTGCGGCGCATACCTGCCAGCCGAGTTAGTGGCGCCGGAAACCGGATGCAATGAGTTTCGATTACTCCCCGAAGGAGTGGAGTGGCCCGAAGATCCTGGTGCTTCACGCAAGTCGACCGACAAACTCTGATATTCGTTGGTATTCGCGCTGTCGCGCAGTGCAGTAGTACATGCGCGGGGCTGGAAAGGCGGCGAAACGACCGGGTATATGCAGAAGGTCTTGCTTTGTTGGTGTGTGGCCATGGCCCGGATCTACGCA
The nucleotide sequence above comes from Mycobacterium vicinigordonae. Encoded proteins:
- a CDS encoding MlaD family protein; its protein translation is MIAFVLGYFATSGVRVAPPADRLNLSIDVTDINSLALGSNVLLRGVAVGKVTDIRTDANSATVGFYVDPGFRIPLDSEIRLENLSALGESYIALLPRSEGGPLMRDGEHLSTEAVVQPPSISQLAASVVRVLKQLNPEELDGIIAAGDEALPDPVKVLPNLSRASILARNTIDDLGGSGRELLDNFQVLLRNSAFAGPLLTHLSPSLTDASKGLQELWRENSILVYRGQPGLFVNTAKIIARLQELLDNRGSDLKVLGEAFQPKLNDISGALMNFDTGQMLTNLLATVPADGAITLRVVP
- a CDS encoding DUF732 domain-containing protein, which produces MTNRHTVIACMTVAAVIYGGAPAARADDESFFAAGRALGYQWSLDTMIEAGRSICDSLWRGRNIDEVTFHTKRYGLVTPQQAHDFVKLSVDEYCPNFRQFVSP
- a CDS encoding aromatic ring-hydroxylating oxygenase subunit alpha → MTDYVGSIDYYHENALHRYGMNYPDGTQFAEELIFPDEDGKISTDRYISPTWLAAEIERVWKKTWQYVCRADDIPDAGSFLTYTIADQEFLVVRQADGSVKALNNVCLHRGNMLRNGCGVTEDLKCRFHHWAWEIDGSLKDIPDRHCFVGLDDEDLSLGEVPCDTWAGFVFLNPDSTSPVLLRDFLGPIVDQLAPYHFENMLTTTNVTQPLSCNWKTAIEAFLEAYHTMGLHPQLLPSLDDVNTTFEVMGDHSRMITPFGVPSMRYEEVDIRAILDSYTDTGGAIQGRELDPGDTPLHTGLRPSSEELAETMRDADGMTVREWLMDYVRKEAGARGRPLDDMLPNQAIDDWHYFLFPGVVMNINPMSTLLLRMRPHATDPDSCWVDVCTYEWPHPERGPFKSRPNVVKAEGEVNYGKVLVQDFDNLPGVQRGLHSDRLKHMLISKQEVRVTAFNRAVERYVGASHTSGLNKAT
- a CDS encoding AMP-binding protein, which codes for MSTHPEQPLIARRIHWNNQLERHADVLPGRPAVRYEGNTITWSQLRHRVNRLTDALMHRGVTAGDRVAIIVGNRPEFIETLLATTRLGAIAVPVNLRLAGPEIAYILRDAAVSLVVVDDLARLAVDAALAELEKLPRLVNADGADEPYEAFSSLIDEEGQPHLQPDTPEDTPALIMYTSGTTGRPKGAVLCHANLHAQAVTIVRACQLTGPDEVNLIASPLFHIGAIGSLVGSLYLGACTVIMSTGAFTSTRTLDLLEAERVSTVFLVPAQWQAVCDDPSTTHRDLSNLRVTMWGAAPASDTLLAKMAELMPRCLNIATFGQTEMTAITCILEGEDAIGKIGSVGRPVSSVNTRVVNPDLSDVEPGGVGEIVYRGPGMMLWYWNNPEATAEAFRGGWFHSGDLVRVDDDGYIFVVDRVNDMIISGGENIYCVEVENVLAGHPDVAEVSVVGRQDQQWGEIPVAHLVIRAGGHPMDVESLRSWAAASLARYKLPRRVQFHESLPRNASGKVMKHVLQSIDDE